The genomic window TAACCACCGGGATCCCACATTTCATGATAAAGAAAATCCTCAAAACCATCGAAGTTTAAAGTCGATGTTGAAGAACTGTTAGAACCAGAAACAATTCCCACCCAGTTCTGCGTCGGATTATCCCAATAATAAAATCCGGGGGTATTAAAGCCTGCGGTAGTCGTGAGGAAAACCAGCATGCTTTGTTGGTTAGCAGTCGGGTTTGTGGCCGGAAATGCGCTTACCCGGGGAATAAGAATTCCATCCTCATTGGTTGGAGCTATACTGTCTCTGGCTCTGATATCTAATACGGCTTGAGGATTGGAATTTCTTACACCAACCTGGGCGAAAGCCATGGTGCCTGAAATTACAAAAGCCATTATTATAGATATCCTTTTCATATTTTTAGGTACAAAAAATGCTTGGTTAATACCTGGCTTGTGCCTTTTATGGAGATAAAGATTCTATTAAAATTTAAAATGCCAATAATTTTAAAAAAAGCGCATTGACTAATGCCTTTATCAATAAAATTGAAAAAAGTAATATGCAAAATCCGGAACAGACCGGTATTATGATATATTATCATATTACTTTTTTCAATTTTATTGATAAAGCAATACCAGACATAAAAATCAACTGCAGTGAAAGCTCTGAAAAACCTTTCCATTACTGATTTATTGAATGGAAAATTATCTTATATGCTATTCTCCATGGCAACCTTCGGGTTATTTATTGGTTTTATCATCCCCGATAATAAATTAAATGACCTTGAAAAATACCGGCTGAAAGGAAGTGTAAAGTCGGTGATGGAAATCAAATATTCCCTGGCAGAAGAGGCTGATAGTTCCCTGAAAGATAAAGCCATATTTCTGAAATACACCTTATTTGATATAAATGGCTACGAGACAGAAACCATATTATTTAAATACGGGGATGAATACCTGACCTCAAAATACCTCTTTGGGGCTGACGGCAAACAGGTGGAAATGAATGAATATAACCCCGATGGAACCCTTAATCTGAATGTTATGTACAAATATGACGATAAAGGGTTCAGGTCAGAGGCAATTTACAATTGGTCAGAAAGCTGGAAAATCGGGGAAATTGCCGATAATACGGATTATTATTATGAAATCATCCCAAATGATATTTTTACTAAAGTTCTTTATAAGAATGAATACAGGGGATATTGCATTGAGGAAAATTATCTGAAAGCAGACAGTAGTCTGTCGTTTAAATTCGTTGCTAAATATGACTTCCGGGGCAATAAACTGGAATCGGGCTATTTTCATGGGAATGGCAGATTGTCCTGGATGACTAAATACAAATACGACCGTTACGATAATCTGATCGAAAGTCGTGTATATAAAAGTAACCGGATCGCTGTCATATCCGAATATAAATATCAGTTTGATGCAGTCGGAAACTGGGTGATCCGTAATGAGGACAGGGAGGTGCATGTAAACATCCTGACTGCAGGCCTGGATCGTGCAAATACTGTTACAGAAAGAAAAATAGAATATTATTAGTTCTAAAACCCATATTGTTTTTATTTTCCTGCTCATGCTTGGTATGTCTGGCATAGTCATGAATGCCCAGGAGGTTACCATTGCACCGGGTGGTTATATAACCGTGAAAGAAAACGGTGTATTATATATCGGAATGGACCTTCTTATACAATCCGTCCCTGATTCTTCCGGTTATTTTGTGGACCATTCTTCGGTTGGCGGTTTGACGGTCACGGGTGATATTACAGTCGAAAGGTATATGACTGCCGATGTGTGGCATAATATGGCCTCCCCGGTTAGTAACGAATCAAGCAATTGTTTCACGGGAACGGACCTGGTGTTCTACTATGACGAGACCTTGATCCTGAACGCCTGGGAGTTCGGATGGGTTTGGTACTCAGGCGCCACCGGTGGACCGTTAATGGTATTCAGGGGGTATGATGTCTACTTTGACACTATTCCCGTTACGGTGAATTACTATGCTACCGGAACCGAAACCCTAAACACAGGACCCTATACTATTTCCGTAATTAACACTAACTCAACACCGGGCGAAATTCCCTCTCACAAAGGCTGGAGCCTGTTAGGCAACCCTTACCCTTCGCCTGTCGACTGGCTGGCAAGCACGGGATGGGACAAGTCGGACATCAATGATGCAAAATATATCTGGGACGGTACCAATGATATCTATACTATTTTCATTGGCGGTGGAGCACCGATTGGTATTAATGGAGGAACGCGCTTTATCCCATCCAGCCAGGGCTTTTGGATACAGGCCATTCAGACCGGCAGCATCGGGATCAATAATGCCGTGCGCCTGGGCGACATAACCGGGACACCCGATTTTTATAAGGTTGAACCTATTGACTACCCGATGGTAAGCCTGGTAGCTTCAGGAAATGACTTCAGTGACGAGATTATCATCAGGTTCCTGGATGGAACCACAGAAGGATTTGACGTGAATAAGGATGCGTCTAAATTATTCAGCTTCATTGAAGATGTCCCCCAGATCAGCATAAAGGCCGGCAATCAAATCCTTGCTATAAACACCCTCCCGGAACTAAAGGACAATCTTGAAGTATTATTGAACTTTCAATGTGGAAAAGCCGGATATTACAAAATCAGCTTAACTAAAAGGACTAACCTGGATCTTAATACTAAAGTATATCTGAAAGATGAACTGGAACAAACGATCATCAACCTGACAGCAGATTCTGTTTATGGGTTTTATCACAAACCTGCAAATGATATAAACAGGTTTAAGATCTATTTTAATCCATCTGCCGATGTCCTGAATAACATCACCCCGGAATCGTATTTTACAGTTTATGTAGAAAAAAACATAATTACCATTTTAAAGAACACGGTTCAGCATGTTTCCGGAGAGATAGCCATCTATAATATGCTTGGGCAGCCCGTATGCCGGGAAATCCTTGTTAATGAAGATAAATCCAGTATCAGGGTTAACCTTCCCACCGGGTATTATATCGTCAGTATCATAACAAATCAGCACGTTTCTAATTCAAAAATTTTGATCAGTAACTAAAATAAAAGACAACCATACATTTTTCATTCAATATAACATGTTTATAATTAATTGCTATCTGAGATCATAATTGACGATAAATTGTTAAATTTGGAAAAAAAACTTATGAAAAGCACTAAGTACCACCTGTTACTTGTAGTTTCTGTTATCGCTTTCTTATCTTACGTAGATTTGAATGCCCAGGAACTGGAAGTCTCCCCCGGGACTTTGACATTTGCTACCAATCCAGGCTCCTCACAAACCCAACAAATTTCATTGAGGAATAAAGGAAATACTGAACAATCATTTATTTTCAACCTGAACGACTGGCTTACTGATGAAGCCGGGGAAGTAAAATATTTCAGCCCGGGCACAACCGCCCGTTCCTGTGCCGACTGGATAACCGTTTCACCCGCTCTGGTCACCCTGCAACCTAATGAGTCAGCAACCATTAATGTCACTATGCTTGTCCCTAATGATAACCCCTCTACAAAATGGGCGGTATTGTTTATTCAATCTGCTGTGGAGCAAACGGGACCTAAAGCGGTTGATAAAGAAATGGCATTGGGGGTCCAGCTAGCCCTTAGAATTGCTGTAACCATTTATCAGTCACCAGCCGGCAATACCCTCTATAAAGGAAGTATCGAGGGATTGTTGGAAAAAGTCGGCGATGATAATACCAGGAAATACTCAACGCAGGTAATTAACCTGGGGGATAAGGTATTGAATTGTAAGGTGTATTTTACTGTTTCAAACCTTGAAACAGCAGAAGAGTTTACATCAACTCCCACTGAGTTTTCTCTTCTTCCCGAAACCAGTAAAAAAGTTGAGTACACCCTTGATAAACCCCTGGCAAAAGGGCGATACTCCGTTGCAGCTATCCTGGATTATGGCTTCAACACTGAACTGGATGGCGTACAACTTGATATTGTTGTCAAGTAACACCTTATATGAATAAGCGGTGGATATTCACCCTGCTTGCCTTTATATCGGTAGTCAGTTTTTCCCCTGCACAAACAGTGCAATTTACCGATACTGCCTATCATAATAATAATGATAAGACCATCAAGTCGATCATTCATTACCAGGTCCATCAAAACGACACAACCAAAGAAGGACCGGCACTTTATTATTATGTAACAGGCAGGCTCTGGCAGAAAGGCTTCCATAAATATGATAAAATGGACAGCCTTTGGGTGATCTATTATGCTAATGGCCATATTAACAGTGAAAAATCTTTCGATGAAAGCCTTAAAAACGGAGATTTTGTAAACTACTATGAAAATGGGGTGGTAAAAACCCGGGGGACATATTCCAACGATTCACTGACCGGACTGATGATCTTATATTTTG from Bacteroidales bacterium includes these protein-coding regions:
- a CDS encoding Fn3-like domain-containing protein; the encoded protein is MKSTKYHLLLVVSVIAFLSYVDLNAQELEVSPGTLTFATNPGSSQTQQISLRNKGNTEQSFIFNLNDWLTDEAGEVKYFSPGTTARSCADWITVSPALVTLQPNESATINVTMLVPNDNPSTKWAVLFIQSAVEQTGPKAVDKEMALGVQLALRIAVTIYQSPAGNTLYKGSIEGLLEKVGDDNTRKYSTQVINLGDKVLNCKVYFTVSNLETAEEFTSTPTEFSLLPETSKKVEYTLDKPLAKGRYSVAAILDYGFNTELDGVQLDIVVK
- a CDS encoding T9SS type A sorting domain-containing protein, translated to MLGMSGIVMNAQEVTIAPGGYITVKENGVLYIGMDLLIQSVPDSSGYFVDHSSVGGLTVTGDITVERYMTADVWHNMASPVSNESSNCFTGTDLVFYYDETLILNAWEFGWVWYSGATGGPLMVFRGYDVYFDTIPVTVNYYATGTETLNTGPYTISVINTNSTPGEIPSHKGWSLLGNPYPSPVDWLASTGWDKSDINDAKYIWDGTNDIYTIFIGGGAPIGINGGTRFIPSSQGFWIQAIQTGSIGINNAVRLGDITGTPDFYKVEPIDYPMVSLVASGNDFSDEIIIRFLDGTTEGFDVNKDASKLFSFIEDVPQISIKAGNQILAINTLPELKDNLEVLLNFQCGKAGYYKISLTKRTNLDLNTKVYLKDELEQTIINLTADSVYGFYHKPANDINRFKIYFNPSADVLNNITPESYFTVYVEKNIITILKNTVQHVSGEIAIYNMLGQPVCREILVNEDKSSIRVNLPTGYYIVSIITNQHVSNSKILISN